GAATCGAACGAGTTCCTTGATCCGCCGCTGAGCAATTTCGAAGTTGCTGTCATCGATTGCCTCAATAATCGTTACAATCGCTTGCGATAGTGCTCCTTGTGCTTGATCGAGTAGGTGCAGAGCGGCCAGTTCGGTCGCTGCCTCTGGAATAAGCAACTCGGCCTCGGAGCTAATCGCGTCGGCGGCTTCCCCACTAATCCACTGCTGCCAACTGCCAATCTCGCAGCCGGCAGACTCCAGGTGTCTCACGATTCGACGGCTCGCTTGAACGCCGCCGTGGCAGTGGATTTCGACACGATCGCTTCCAAGTTTGGCCACGACGAGCTCTTCGCCGAGATCTTCATCCGGTGCCTGCCAATGCCCCACCAGCACCCGTCCGACTTCAACTTCGCTTAGTCGCTTCTTGCTGAGGCTGGTGAAGAAACGATCGGACCAGGCGACCGCCGATTTGCCACGTACGCCAACCGTGGCGATGGCGCCTCGGGCAGGAGGTGTCAGGACCGCGGCGAACGTCTTGTTCCTATCATTCGGCATACGCACCGGCACGTTAGAGACCTAAGAACTTGCTGGCCTGGGCCGCGACTTCTGCTAAACAGCCAGGTTGAAACGGACTGGTCAGACCAGCGCTTTTCGTCAACTGCTGGAACGGTAACGTCCCGCCGCGGGCGCACAGTGCCAAATAGTCTTCCATCGCCTGATCAGGATCTTGCTGGGCTCGGACCCAGAATTGCAGCGCACAGCATTGTGCCAATGTGTAGTCGATGTAATAGAACGGCGACATGTAAATGTGCCGCTGACGCTGCCAGCGACCGCCTGACGGAAGACGAGGGAGATCGCCATATTGCATGTGCGGGAGGTAGATTTTCTCCAGTTCGAGCCAAGCCTGGTTACGCTCTTCCGGTGTCATCTCCGGCTTCTCGTAAACCAAGTGTTGGAAGTGGTCGACCGCTACGCCGTAAGGAAGGAAGAGCAAGCTAGTCGTTAAATGGATACGACGGAACCGATCGGCGTCGTCCCCGAAAAACTTCTCCATGTGGGGCCAGCAAAGATACTCGAGGCTCATCGAGTGAATCTCGCACGACTCATAGGTTGGCCAAACGTTCTCAGCAAGGGGCAAGCGAATGCTGGAGTAGCACTGATAGGCATGTCCCATCTCATGCGTGAAGACTTCTACATCTCCCATCGTACCGTTGAAGTTGGCGAAGATGAACGGCAAGTGTTCGCTGAGCATGCTCGTGCAAAATCCGCCACCAGCTTTGCCGGGGCGGTTTTGCAGGTCCATCAAGTTCTTATCGCGTAGGACACGAAAGAACTGCCCGAGCTTGTCGTCCATTCCGTCGAACATTGCTTGCGCTTGTTCGATTTGATGTTCGTAGGTGCCTTGCGGTCGTGGATTTCCTTTCGGGTCATGAATCGCTTCATCCCAGTACATCAGCGGATCGAGCCCGAGCAGTTCCCCTTGACGACGTCGAATCTCGGTGCAAAGGGGAACGATGTTCTCACGGACTTCCTTGCGGTAGTTGTTCACGTCTTCGTTGTTATAGTCGACGCGACTCATGATCTGATAAGCGAGTTCGGTATAGCTGGGGTAGTTCAGCTTCTTCGCCATCTTGTCGCGTAGCTTGACCATCTGGTCGTAGATCTGATCAAGCGCTTCGCAGTTTTCGTCAAACCAATTCCACATCGTTGCTTGAGCATCGTGGCGGATCGTTCGGTCGGCGTCTTCGGCGAATTCGACGATGCCTGACAGGTTGGTTGTTTTGCCTTGGAACTCAAAAGATGCACTAGCCAACAATTCGTTGTATCGGGAAACCAGGCGAGCTTCTTCGACCAAGTCGGCCTCGATCACCGGATCAAACGAGCGGACTTGGCATTCCCATAACGCGACGGCCTGGGCACCGAACTTGTCGACGATCTTCTGCTTGCGATCTTCGACCAAAAGCAGCTTCTTGATCTGCACGTCCAGATCGGTCAGCTTGGGGTCGATCTCATCCCGTCGATCCATCGCGGCTTTGTAGGCTGGATTTTTGGTGTCTTGATTAAAGCGGATATCGACGAGGTTGCGCCACGAGTCAATGACGCGGCGTAGATCATCCCATTGTTTCACCAGCTGAAGCAGACGTTCCCCCGAAGGATCGCTTCCGTTCAGGCTTTCTAACCCTTGGGCGATCTCAGCGTATTGCGTTTTGAGATCTGTTAGGTTGGGTTCTTCAAGGCTGAACTGGCTGAAGTCGTCCATCAATTGTCACCTAAGGGAGAAAAAAGCGAAAAAAGGAACAATCCTGGATGTGCGCAAGTGTTTGACAGAGAAGCTTCTACGAGACAGTATGAGATTTTGCCTCATGCGCTTCGCTCGTCTCCGCGACTAATCAGAGATCATACCCCATGGCCGACGAATTCTTCTACAAGACCAGCCAGAATGAACCTGAACAAGGCCCGATCGATTCTAAAACGTTGAAGAAACTTGCGCGAAGTGGCGGAATCCGGCCGGAAAGCTTGCTCCGACGGGGTAGTGGTGACTGGGTAGTTGCGTCTTCCGTAAAAGGGTTGTTTCCAGAAGCTCCTTCGGCGGAAGTTCCTGAGGCAATTCCGGTTAGCCCGCCCGCTGCAACTCCATCAGCCACTGAAACGGGGGGTGTCCAGTTTCCGAGCGTTGCCCCGACAAAACCAGCTCCTGAAGTTCCGTCCGGGCTCGATTCGTTAGTCGTCGGAGGCAAGAAGTCGAGCAGCCGCTCGTCGAAAGACAGTGCCTCGGAAACAAAAAAGCCGGCTCCTTTGGCGACACCCGTTGCAGCGAAGTCTTCGCCATCCGACGCTCCTCCGGCCGCCTCGATACCGGGTACCGAATCAAATCCCTTCGCGAGTGACTCGAAGGCCAGCTCGCGTCCGAATCGCCGATCGCGAGGCGGTATCGGATCGCTATTCAATTTCGACGTGATGATCGCACCGACCGTGATTAAGGTGCTGTTCTTCCTCGCGGTCATTCTCACTTTTCTGGCATGGCTTGGCATGTCAGTGATCTCGTTTGGAAGTGCGATTTTGGGTGGCGGCGGCATCTTCGATCTGATTGGTGCGGCCATTCTCTCGGTCGTAGGCCTCCTAGTGGCGTTCATGTACGTCATCGTCTATCGCGTTAGCGCGGAAATCGTGATCACATTCTTCCAAATCAACGAAAACGTGCGGGACATGCGCGAGTTGATGGAGGACAAATCAGGGGTAATCGACTAGTCGATCAACGTCAGGCTTCCCTGGTTCATTTCCCTTGTCTCACCCGTAACAATTGGGGTTCGGGTGGTTGACGATTTCCCGTCTGGAAGCCTACAAAAGGGCTTACTCTGTCTGTAGGGTTCGACCCTCGATAATCTGATTTAGGTTGGTTACGCGATGTCTCAAGACCCCGTCATTCAAAATGCCATCATCAGTGTCAGCAATAAAGAAGGGCTGACGGAATTCGCCCAGGGATTGGTCGCGGCGGGAGTCACTATCTACAGCACCGGTGGCACACGCCGGCACTTGGAAGAGGCGGGCATCCCGGTCAAGGATGTCACCGAATACACCCAATTCCCTGAGATGATGGACGGGCGTTTGAAGACCCTTCATCCAAAGATCTTTGGCGGCATCCTCTGCCGACACGATCGTGAAGACGACATGGGAGCCATCGGCGAGCATGGTATCTTCCCCATCCCGCTAGTCGTGGTGAATTTGTACCCGTTTGAAGAAACAGTTGCCAAAGAGGGGGTGACCGATGCTCAAGCGATCGAACAGATCGACATCGGTGGTCCCAGCCTGGTACGGGCCGCCGCGAAGAATCACGCGTTCACGACGATCGCCTGCAAGCCGAGTCAGTACCCCGAGATTCTGGCGGAACTGAAAGACGGCGGGACAACCAGCTTGGCCCTTCGGCGCAAATTGGCAGCCGCCGCGTTCGCCCACACCGCAGCATACGATGCGGCCATCGCAAACTACTTTGCGAAAGACGAAGAGAACGCCTTTCCCGAAACACTTCGTCAAACGTTTGAGCGTAAAGCCGTGCTACGATACGGCGAGAACCCGCATCAAGCAGGGGCTCTTTATGCCGTGCCGAGGTACGCAGGTGCCTCGCTGGTGGATGCCCAGCAGCTCAACGGCAAAGAGCTTTCGTACAACAACTTGCTTGATCTCGACAGTGCGTTGGCAATTGCCCGCGGTTTGCCAGATGCCGCGGTCTCGGTCATTAAACATAACAATCCATGTGGTGCTGCATCTGCTTCGACCTTGGCGGAAGCTTGCGAAAAGGCCATGCTCGGCGACCCCTTGAGTGCGTTCGGTAGTGTGTTGGCAATGAATCGACCAGTCGATCCGGCAACGGCCGAGTATCTTTCGACGCCAGGTCTGTTCGTCGAAGCGATTGCTGCGCCAAGTTTCGAGCCAGCTGCCGTCGAGATCCTGACCACCAAACCCAAGTGGAAGTCGAACGTTCGTTTGATGTCGGTCGGCGCTTTGGAAGGTTCCCGTCCTGAGTTCCAAACACGATGGATCGAAGGGGGATTGCTAGTTCAAAACACTGACTTCACACCGGATGATCCAGCTTCTTGGCAAGTCGTGACGGAAGCTCAGGTCGACGATGCAACTCGTGAAGAGCTGCTATTCGCCTGGGAAATCTGTCGCTTCGTCAAATCAAACGCGATTGTTCTGTGCAAGGATCGCTCGCTTATCGGTGCCGGAGCTGGGCAGATGAGCCGCGTCGACTCGGTCCAAATCTCGATCGAGAAAGCAGGTACGCGAGCTCCTGGGAGCGTGCTAGCCAGTGACGCATTCTTCCCGTTCCCCGATTCGATCCACGAAGCCGCCAAGGCAGGCGTCAAAGCGTTTATTCAGCCAGGTGGATCGAAACGCGATCAGGAAGTGATCGATGCGTGTAACGAACACAAGCTGCCGATGTTGTTCACTGGCGTTCGCCACTTCCGTCATTAATCACTAAAGCCTAACGCCGCATGTCCTCGACCGTCCTCGATAAGATCGTTGCCAAGAAGTGGGAAGAAATTGCCGCGGCAAAGTCTCGCCGTCCCTTGGCAGAAGTCGAGGGGAAGCTGGCGGATGCTCCGGCCCCGCGTGACTTTCTCGGAGCTTTGGCGGCGGAGGGACCGGTCAAGCTGATTGCTGAGGTCAAGAAGGCCAGTCCGTCCAAGGGACTCATCCGGCCAGACTTTCATCCAGTCGAGATTGCCAAGGACTACGAAGCGGCGGGCGCAACTTGTATCAGCTGTCTCACTGACGAGCACTTCTTTCAAGGGCACCTCGACTATCTAATCGCCATACGGTCGGAAGTCGGCCTGCCAATCCTGCGGAAAGACTTCGTGCTCGATCCATATCAGGTGGTCGAAGCCAGAGCAGCCGGGGCGGATGCGGTGCTGCTGATTGCTGAATGTCTGGACGATTCCACGCTGAAATCGCTGCACGATCAGATCTGTGAACTGGGCATGACCCCGCTGGTCGAGTTATACGAAGAGGCGAACGTCTCTCGCGTGCTCGATATCGGGGCTCAACTTGTGGGGATTAACAACCGCGATCTGCGAACCTTCGAGGTTGATCTTCAGCATACTGTCCGCCTTGGCAAGCAGATTCCGGACGATCGCGTCCTGGTCGGCGAGAGCGGCATCTTTACCAATGACGACCTCTGCATGTTGCAGCAAAACGATGTCGACGCCGTTCTGGTCGGCGAAAGTCTGATGCGGCAAGAGAATGTCCAATCCGCAGTTCGGGCGCTCTTGGGTTCTGCATAGCCCGCTGGTAGGATAGAAAGCCTTCGTTCGATTCAGTCCTCTGGCACGTGTGGGGGAGAGGTCTGTTGGAGGGATTTCTACTTCCTTGGACAGGAATTAGCGCGCTATTGGCGACAATCGCCGGCGGGATCTTGGCGGTCCATGTCGAAGGTCGTTCGGTGATCGCGATTCCGATTGTGTTTCTATGCAGCATGATGGTCGGTGCTGGACTCAGCGGGTGCGGTATCCAATTTCCGTACATGCACTCGATGGTCGCCGCCACGGTCATTATCTTAGGCATCGCATTGGCATACGGACGAAATTATCCGGTTATGGTCGCCGCGATTGGTTTGGCGTTGATCGGACTAGTTCATGGCCATGCCGACGGATTGGCAATTCCGCCGAAGAGTTCACCACTTGTTTTCCTGGTAGGCATCCTGCTGGGATCAGGCCTGCTGCTAGCAATCGGCGTCTGGCTCGGCTTATGGATGGAAGCTGGTTCGACCCCTTCTCGCGTCTTTGGCGTGCTGGTTTCCGTGACCGGGGCCATGGTTCTGATGTGGGCGCTGATGACGTGATGAAAGATCACGCTTGCTAGCACAGCTGATGTGTCTTGCCTTCAGCATGGCATCTCGGGTAAGTAGTAGTGGTCTTGAAATTTCCACTACGTGACCGACCTGCGGTTGAATCCGTAAAGTCATCGAAAACTGCTTTACTGGCTAAGATAGAAGCGTCGATGCTGAAGAGGATTGCCAATTCGATAATTTCTTCTCCGCGATCGTCCGCTGGTGCGCTGACTATGCCTGAACTGCACAATTCCTTGCAGAATACAAGCTCGTCTCTATCGACGAAGCCACCCACTGATAGCAGCCCGGTTTCTAAGTATTTGTTGATTGCCATGACAGCCGGTCCGCTATTGTTACTGGCGATCCTGACCGCGATCTGCTATCTAACTCCGTTGGACTTGGTGACGACTCGACAATTCTTCAGTCCCAACAGTGGAAATCCGTTTCCGTTTCGCGAAACGTTGCTCGCCAACCTGATTTACGATTACGGCCCGATTCCAGCGATTGTGTTTGGTACGGTTACCGCGTTGTTGTTCCTGGCCAGCTTTGTATTTCGATCGCTGAGAACGACAAGGAAAGGTGCTTTGTTCTGCCTGTTAGCCATCTTGATTGGCCCAGGCATATTGATCAATTCCGTGCTGAAGCCGTATTGGGGAAGACCACGTCCGTGCGATATCGCAGCGTTTGGCGGATCGCAGACCTACATTCCGCCAGGAACAATTGGCCCCTACGAGATGGCCAAGTCATTTCCCAGTGGACATGCTTCGATGGGATTCGTCTTCATGCTTCCCGCCTTCTTACTGCTTCGCAAGCATAGTCGAGCGGCGGTTGCCGTATTTGTAATCGGTGTACTCCTGGGGGGTGGCGTAGGTGCTTCCCGTATCGCGGAAGGCGGCCACTTCCTGAGTGATATTGCTTGGAGTGGAGCGATTGTCTACTTTACCGGCCTTGCTTTATATGTCGGGATGTATGGGTGGGCTAAGGCCGATACGCTATCGCTGAAGCAAGCAGAAGCACCTGGGATTACTATTCCGTTTCCTCGCAATCAACGGGAAGCGGAACCTCGAGAAACTTCAGCCGCTTAACCAGCATACGATTTTGGCATGACAACGCTCCAGAGGTACGTTCTGTGGGAGATCGTGAAGGTCTTCCTCCTCTGCCTGGGGATCACCGTGCTGATGATGACCGTGGGCGGGGGCGTGAACGAAGGTCTTAAGAAGGGCCTGCCACCGAATGTCATTCTGAACATGCTGCCCTACTTCGTGCCGGAAATGCTCCGCTACACGATTCCAGGCTGCATGCTATTCGCGGTTTGCACGACCTTCGGCAGAATGGCTGCCACCAACGAAGTGACCGCCATTAAATCAGCTGGTATCAATCCAATGGAGTTGGTTTGGCCTGTGCTGGTCTTCGCGTACTTTCTCAGCTTCTTCACCTTCTGGATGTACGATGTGTGCGCGGCGTGGTCTCGTCCGAATCTTCATCGGGTCGTTGCCGAATCGTTAGATGATACGGTTTACGGTGTGCTGCAAACTAAGCGTAGTTTTAAGATGGCTGGCTTCGAGGTGACTGTGAAGGACGTCGAAGACCGCAAGCTGATCAAGCCACGGATCGATATCGCCGCGACCGCTTCGCAGCCAGAGATCTTTTTGGAAGCGGCCGAAGCAGAACTGAATACCGACCCGGAAACCGGCATCCTTAAGTTAAGTTGCCGCGATGGAAAGATCGAGCGAGGTGATAACCAATCGTATGACTTCTCAGACGAGTTTGTCATCTATCTTGACGAGTTGAATTCCGTCGAGCTCGACGTCGATAGTGCTTCCCCGGCGAACTTGACGCTCAGTACCATCCCTCAACAGATCACGCGAGAAGAGAAGATCGTAGAAGAGGCCAAGGCGGAACTTGAGATCGCGATTGCCAGCGATGACTTCGATCATTTAACCGCTGTCCAGGGACACCTTAATGCCAACCTGAAGCGTCTGTACCGACTACAAGCAGAACGCCAGCGACGCTTAGCCAACGGGTTTGGGGTGTTTTGTTTTGTCGTGATGGGCGTGCCGGTCTCGATCTGGATGAAGTCGTCGGACAACGTGCGAACCTTCTTTGTCTGCTTCCTGCCAATCTTGCTGCTTTACTATCCGCTTTTGGTGGTCGGGGAACAGTGGGCTCGAGACGGAGACTATGGTTCGGCACCCGTTTGGATCGCCGATGCTGTGCTCCTGCTGGTGGGCGCGTTTCTGATGTGGCGCGTGAATCGAAATTGATAGGCACCCATGAATAACGAAGCTCTCTCCAATCCGGTCCAACCGATTGATTCGGAACTATGGACCCGACGCACGCTCTGGTTCTTGCTTGGACTGGGACTTTTTCGCGTCCTTTACTTGGCGTGCGATCCGTTCGATCTGGTGCACGACGAAGCGTACTATTGGGATTGGTCGCGACAGCTAGACTACGGCTATTACAGCAAGCCGCCGATGATCGCCTGGATCATTGGTTTGTCGACGCGTCTGTTGGGAAACAGCGAGTTCGCCGTTCGCTTGCCGGCTGCGCTGCTGGGAACGGGAAGCTTAGCGTTTGTGTTCTTGCTTGCTCGTCGGATGTACGACGCCAAGGTCGGGTTCTGGGCCATGCTGTTGACTGCGATGACACCGGGCAATGGCGCGATGAGCTTGTTGATGACAATCGACTCGCCGTTCCTATTCTTCTGGAGTGCCGCCACGTACGCGTTTTGGCGACTCCTGGAACGAGGTGAAAATCGTTGGCGCTGGGTGATTATGACCACGTTGTTTATCGGCCTCGGTCTACTCACCAAGCAAACCATGGTGGGACTACTCGCGTTTGGTGGGCTGTTTGTCTTGCTCTCCAGAGAGGACCGCGTTGAGGCGTTGCGACCGACACTGTACGTCTGTGCGATTGGAGCACTGCTATTCCTGGCCCCGGTGGTTTATTGGAACTATCAACATGATTGGGTCACGCTGCAGCATACCAGCGAGCACTTTCAGGCCGAGCCCGTTTCAATTTGGCAGCGCATCGCGATCTCGTTGGAGTTTGTGGGCGGCTTGTTCGGTGTGATCTCGCCGGTGACTTTCTTCTTGTTCGGTGCGGTTGGTGCGTTTGGCTTGATGTCGTTTCGACGGATGGGACGCCGCGAACGTTTCCTTTTGTGCCTGAGTGCGTTACCGATGCTGATGGTACTAGGGCTAAGTCTCAAGCAGCGATTGGAATTGAATTGGCCGGCACCATTCTTCAGTGCTGGTATCATCCTAGTGGCTGCCTGGGCACTGGGACATGTGTCGCTACCGCGGCTATTTTTCTCGCCAGGGCAATGGCGATTACAACATGCCGCGGGAGTTGGCGCCCTGTTCCTGGCGACAACCTATGCGTTACCGTTCGTGTTAACGCCGCTAGGACTCAATGGCAGTCCGGTCGATGTGATTGTACGACTGCGAGGGTGGGAAGAACTGGGTGAAAAAGTTGGGCAAGGGATTCCAGCGAACGCTGACGTTCAGCCTGAAATGATCGTCACTGCTGGTCGCGCTGTCGCCTCGGAGTTGGCCTTCTATATGCCACAACATCCGAATGTATATCTCTGGGGAGAGAACCTTCAGCCGCTTTCCCAGTACGATATTTGGGGTGGACCACAACAGGCGGAAGGACGTGATTTGCTTCTGGTCACGCATGCTGGCCAAGAGGTGCCCGCTGCCTTGCAATTAGCATTCGAGAGCGTAACACCACTGGACGAAGTGGAAGTGCTGGTCGGACCAGGTCGATCACACGCCGTAACGATCTACCAAGGAAAGAGCTTCCGTGGGTGGTCGGTTGCCAAGCGTTTGCAAGCCGACCCGCCTATCATGCGACGTTAGCAGTCTGTTGATTTTCTGCTTCGTTAGCGAGTCATTGAGATTGGGGCGAGGGCAAGGCGTGAGTCCGCAGGCATATCCACTAGATATGTCGAGGAATTCACAACGCCGCAATCGCCCCAATCTCAATTACGTAGCCGATCTGAAAAATTCAACAGGCTGTTAGAGCAAGTGTCGCGCTTTGATCTCTAGGTATTGATTTACGAGATTGGCTGTAAGGTCTTCCGGGAAGACGTCGAGTGCTAAGACTCCCTTGTGACTCATATCGGTCAGCACATGATGTCGCCAGGTTAATATCTCGGCCGCGGCGGCAGCACGGAATAGATTGCTACCGTACGGCTTCTCCGTTTCTGCGGCATCGAACAAACGTTGATCTCGCAGCAACACGCCAAGAGGCAAGTGCCGCCCGACCAGCGTTGTCAGGTACTGTTCAATCTGATGCGAGTTCACTTCGTCGATGACGTTGGTAATCAAAACCACCAACGAACGCTTGCGGCAGTTGGTTCGCAGGTGCATAAATGCTTCGTCATAACGCGACT
The genomic region above belongs to Blastopirellula marina and contains:
- a CDS encoding M3 family oligoendopeptidase; translation: MDDFSQFSLEEPNLTDLKTQYAEIAQGLESLNGSDPSGERLLQLVKQWDDLRRVIDSWRNLVDIRFNQDTKNPAYKAAMDRRDEIDPKLTDLDVQIKKLLLVEDRKQKIVDKFGAQAVALWECQVRSFDPVIEADLVEEARLVSRYNELLASASFEFQGKTTNLSGIVEFAEDADRTIRHDAQATMWNWFDENCEALDQIYDQMVKLRDKMAKKLNYPSYTELAYQIMSRVDYNNEDVNNYRKEVRENIVPLCTEIRRRQGELLGLDPLMYWDEAIHDPKGNPRPQGTYEHQIEQAQAMFDGMDDKLGQFFRVLRDKNLMDLQNRPGKAGGGFCTSMLSEHLPFIFANFNGTMGDVEVFTHEMGHAYQCYSSIRLPLAENVWPTYESCEIHSMSLEYLCWPHMEKFFGDDADRFRRIHLTTSLLFLPYGVAVDHFQHLVYEKPEMTPEERNQAWLELEKIYLPHMQYGDLPRLPSGGRWQRQRHIYMSPFYYIDYTLAQCCALQFWVRAQQDPDQAMEDYLALCARGGTLPFQQLTKSAGLTSPFQPGCLAEVAAQASKFLGL
- a CDS encoding DUF4282 domain-containing protein; its protein translation is MADEFFYKTSQNEPEQGPIDSKTLKKLARSGGIRPESLLRRGSGDWVVASSVKGLFPEAPSAEVPEAIPVSPPAATPSATETGGVQFPSVAPTKPAPEVPSGLDSLVVGGKKSSSRSSKDSASETKKPAPLATPVAAKSSPSDAPPAASIPGTESNPFASDSKASSRPNRRSRGGIGSLFNFDVMIAPTVIKVLFFLAVILTFLAWLGMSVISFGSAILGGGGIFDLIGAAILSVVGLLVAFMYVIVYRVSAEIVITFFQINENVRDMRELMEDKSGVID
- the purH gene encoding bifunctional phosphoribosylaminoimidazolecarboxamide formyltransferase/IMP cyclohydrolase, giving the protein MSQDPVIQNAIISVSNKEGLTEFAQGLVAAGVTIYSTGGTRRHLEEAGIPVKDVTEYTQFPEMMDGRLKTLHPKIFGGILCRHDREDDMGAIGEHGIFPIPLVVVNLYPFEETVAKEGVTDAQAIEQIDIGGPSLVRAAAKNHAFTTIACKPSQYPEILAELKDGGTTSLALRRKLAAAAFAHTAAYDAAIANYFAKDEENAFPETLRQTFERKAVLRYGENPHQAGALYAVPRYAGASLVDAQQLNGKELSYNNLLDLDSALAIARGLPDAAVSVIKHNNPCGAASASTLAEACEKAMLGDPLSAFGSVLAMNRPVDPATAEYLSTPGLFVEAIAAPSFEPAAVEILTTKPKWKSNVRLMSVGALEGSRPEFQTRWIEGGLLVQNTDFTPDDPASWQVVTEAQVDDATREELLFAWEICRFVKSNAIVLCKDRSLIGAGAGQMSRVDSVQISIEKAGTRAPGSVLASDAFFPFPDSIHEAAKAGVKAFIQPGGSKRDQEVIDACNEHKLPMLFTGVRHFRH
- the trpC gene encoding indole-3-glycerol phosphate synthase TrpC — translated: MSSTVLDKIVAKKWEEIAAAKSRRPLAEVEGKLADAPAPRDFLGALAAEGPVKLIAEVKKASPSKGLIRPDFHPVEIAKDYEAAGATCISCLTDEHFFQGHLDYLIAIRSEVGLPILRKDFVLDPYQVVEARAAGADAVLLIAECLDDSTLKSLHDQICELGMTPLVELYEEANVSRVLDIGAQLVGINNRDLRTFEVDLQHTVRLGKQIPDDRVLVGESGIFTNDDLCMLQQNDVDAVLVGESLMRQENVQSAVRALLGSA
- a CDS encoding HupE/UreJ family protein; the encoded protein is MWGRGLLEGFLLPWTGISALLATIAGGILAVHVEGRSVIAIPIVFLCSMMVGAGLSGCGIQFPYMHSMVAATVIILGIALAYGRNYPVMVAAIGLALIGLVHGHADGLAIPPKSSPLVFLVGILLGSGLLLAIGVWLGLWMEAGSTPSRVFGVLVSVTGAMVLMWALMT
- a CDS encoding phosphatase PAP2 family protein, which codes for MPELHNSLQNTSSSLSTKPPTDSSPVSKYLLIAMTAGPLLLLAILTAICYLTPLDLVTTRQFFSPNSGNPFPFRETLLANLIYDYGPIPAIVFGTVTALLFLASFVFRSLRTTRKGALFCLLAILIGPGILINSVLKPYWGRPRPCDIAAFGGSQTYIPPGTIGPYEMAKSFPSGHASMGFVFMLPAFLLLRKHSRAAVAVFVIGVLLGGGVGASRIAEGGHFLSDIAWSGAIVYFTGLALYVGMYGWAKADTLSLKQAEAPGITIPFPRNQREAEPRETSAA
- a CDS encoding LptF/LptG family permease, yielding MTTLQRYVLWEIVKVFLLCLGITVLMMTVGGGVNEGLKKGLPPNVILNMLPYFVPEMLRYTIPGCMLFAVCTTFGRMAATNEVTAIKSAGINPMELVWPVLVFAYFLSFFTFWMYDVCAAWSRPNLHRVVAESLDDTVYGVLQTKRSFKMAGFEVTVKDVEDRKLIKPRIDIAATASQPEIFLEAAEAELNTDPETGILKLSCRDGKIERGDNQSYDFSDEFVIYLDELNSVELDVDSASPANLTLSTIPQQITREEKIVEEAKAELEIAIASDDFDHLTAVQGHLNANLKRLYRLQAERQRRLANGFGVFCFVVMGVPVSIWMKSSDNVRTFFVCFLPILLLYYPLLVVGEQWARDGDYGSAPVWIADAVLLLVGAFLMWRVNRN
- a CDS encoding ArnT family glycosyltransferase; amino-acid sequence: MNNEALSNPVQPIDSELWTRRTLWFLLGLGLFRVLYLACDPFDLVHDEAYYWDWSRQLDYGYYSKPPMIAWIIGLSTRLLGNSEFAVRLPAALLGTGSLAFVFLLARRMYDAKVGFWAMLLTAMTPGNGAMSLLMTIDSPFLFFWSAATYAFWRLLERGENRWRWVIMTTLFIGLGLLTKQTMVGLLAFGGLFVLLSREDRVEALRPTLYVCAIGALLFLAPVVYWNYQHDWVTLQHTSEHFQAEPVSIWQRIAISLEFVGGLFGVISPVTFFLFGAVGAFGLMSFRRMGRRERFLLCLSALPMLMVLGLSLKQRLELNWPAPFFSAGIILVAAWALGHVSLPRLFFSPGQWRLQHAAGVGALFLATTYALPFVLTPLGLNGSPVDVIVRLRGWEELGEKVGQGIPANADVQPEMIVTAGRAVASELAFYMPQHPNVYLWGENLQPLSQYDIWGGPQQAEGRDLLLVTHAGQEVPAALQLAFESVTPLDEVEVLVGPGRSHAVTIYQGKSFRGWSVAKRLQADPPIMRR